In Thauera sp. JM12B12, one DNA window encodes the following:
- a CDS encoding integrase arm-type DNA-binding domain-containing protein, translating to MPLTDTQIKALKPEAKARKHADEKGLFLLVAPSGGKLWRLKYRVDGKEKLLALGAYPEVSLKAARARRDDARELIAAGVDPSEARKTEKAERIAQVEHTFEATAREWFEKERVSSGWAAGHAEKVISRLEKDVFPWLGKMPVADIKPMDVLTCCQRIADRGAADTAYRAKQNIGQAMRYAVATGRAERDPTADLRGVVKKPKAEHFAAITSPAEVGALLRTMDAFKGTLVVKSALRLAPLVFVRPGELRGAQWAEIDFEREEWRIPAERMKRRREHTVPLSQQVLAILKDLHPLTGHRQHVFVGRDPKKPMSDATINAALRRMGYDTKTEITGHGFRAMARTILHEELGVDRDVIEHQLAHRVPDALGEAYNRTKFLKARKAMMQKWADYLDRLKAGADVIALQAKDAA from the coding sequence ATGCCCCTGACCGACACGCAGATCAAGGCTCTTAAGCCCGAGGCGAAAGCGCGCAAGCACGCCGATGAGAAGGGGCTTTTTCTCCTGGTTGCGCCGAGCGGCGGCAAGCTGTGGCGGCTCAAGTACCGGGTCGACGGCAAGGAGAAGCTGCTCGCCTTGGGGGCGTACCCTGAGGTGTCACTCAAGGCAGCGCGCGCTCGACGCGATGACGCAAGAGAACTGATCGCCGCGGGCGTCGACCCGAGTGAAGCGCGCAAGACCGAGAAAGCGGAGCGTATCGCCCAGGTCGAGCACACCTTTGAGGCAACCGCGCGCGAGTGGTTCGAGAAGGAGCGCGTGTCGTCTGGATGGGCAGCCGGCCATGCCGAGAAGGTCATCAGCAGGCTGGAGAAAGACGTGTTTCCCTGGCTGGGCAAGATGCCGGTGGCGGACATCAAGCCTATGGACGTGCTGACCTGCTGCCAGCGCATCGCAGACAGAGGTGCGGCGGATACCGCATACCGGGCGAAGCAGAACATCGGCCAAGCCATGCGGTACGCCGTCGCGACGGGACGTGCCGAGCGCGATCCGACGGCAGATCTCCGCGGAGTGGTGAAAAAGCCCAAGGCCGAACATTTCGCGGCGATCACCAGCCCGGCAGAAGTGGGGGCGCTATTGCGAACGATGGACGCCTTCAAGGGCACGCTCGTTGTTAAGTCGGCGCTGAGGCTGGCGCCTCTGGTCTTTGTCCGTCCTGGTGAGCTGCGCGGAGCGCAGTGGGCCGAGATCGACTTCGAGCGGGAAGAATGGCGCATCCCTGCCGAGCGCATGAAGCGACGGCGTGAGCACACGGTTCCACTATCTCAGCAGGTGCTGGCGATCCTCAAAGACCTGCATCCGCTGACCGGCCATCGCCAGCATGTGTTCGTCGGGCGTGACCCGAAGAAGCCCATGTCCGACGCCACCATCAATGCGGCGCTGCGGCGCATGGGCTACGACACCAAGACCGAGATTACCGGCCACGGCTTCAGAGCTATGGCGCGCACCATCCTGCATGAAGAGCTCGGTGTCGACCGCGATGTGATCGAACATCAACTGGCGCACCGCGTACCGGATGCGCTGGGTGAAGCCTACAACCGGACGAAGTTTCTGAAGGCTCGCAAGGCCATGATGCAAAAATGGGCTGACTATCTCGACAGGCTGAAGGCTGGCGCTGATGTCATCGCGTTGCAGGCCAAGGACGCTGCCTGA
- a CDS encoding AlpA family transcriptional regulator: MAAIAEVHPRIIKRREVEGRTGLPRSTMYDRIKRGDFPAPIPLGARSVGWLEHEVDAWLADRIAQARNRA; the protein is encoded by the coding sequence ATGGCCGCAATCGCAGAAGTACATCCCCGCATCATCAAACGCCGTGAGGTCGAGGGCCGCACTGGGCTGCCGCGCTCGACCATGTACGACCGCATCAAGCGCGGTGATTTCCCGGCACCGATCCCCTTGGGCGCACGCTCCGTCGGCTGGCTCGAGCATGAGGTCGACGCATGGTTGGCTGATCGCATCGCCCAGGCCCGCAACCGTGCGTAA
- a CDS encoding DUF3631 domain-containing protein: protein MDNHLDNGQSFLDQMAASALDQAQPDDHEAFIAELAALPLVEYEQRRGEAAKQIRVRTATLDKMVKGQRPVADDGAGNAVLFPEVTPWALPVDGGELLDDLSALIGRYLVAPKHADHAMALWIVFTHAIDAAEVAPILMLKSAEKRCGKTTALSLIQRLSYRALPAANITAPALFRSIEAWAPTLLIDEADMFLKDSPELNGIINSGHTRPTAFVIRTVGEDFEPRKFSTWGAKAIASIGGQSTTLHDRSIIIELRRKLPGESAEKLRHADRRGFERITQRIVRFAKDNQDRFGAHRPNIPDVLNDRAADNWEFLLAIADVAGGRWPELARQAAIALSGAADDAKSVGQELLEDIREIFDHKRVDRISTGQLLEALCADDEKSWAAFNRGKPMTAKQLAKRLHEFKIISRTVRIGHTTPKGYMLSDFDDAFARYVAATAHSPATTAQAVPTPGLSVAVAPQLAATQNAAATLERLPLLGCGGVAEEPPVLEEEAEEADEWL from the coding sequence ATGGATAACCACCTCGACAACGGCCAAAGCTTCTTGGATCAGATGGCTGCATCCGCACTCGATCAGGCGCAGCCCGACGACCATGAAGCGTTTATCGCAGAGCTCGCCGCGCTGCCGCTTGTGGAGTACGAGCAACGCCGCGGTGAGGCCGCCAAGCAGATTCGCGTGCGTACTGCGACCCTCGACAAGATGGTCAAGGGTCAGCGCCCTGTGGCTGACGACGGCGCAGGCAACGCAGTACTGTTCCCTGAGGTCACGCCATGGGCGTTGCCGGTGGACGGTGGCGAGTTGCTCGACGACCTGTCAGCGCTGATCGGGCGCTATCTGGTGGCGCCCAAGCACGCAGATCACGCAATGGCCCTGTGGATCGTCTTCACGCATGCAATCGACGCCGCTGAGGTGGCGCCGATCCTGATGCTGAAGTCGGCAGAGAAGCGGTGCGGCAAGACAACGGCCCTGAGCCTGATCCAACGCCTGTCATACCGCGCGCTGCCAGCTGCCAACATCACCGCGCCGGCGCTATTCCGCAGTATCGAGGCGTGGGCACCCACGCTGCTGATCGACGAAGCCGATATGTTCCTGAAGGACTCTCCCGAGCTGAACGGCATCATCAACAGTGGCCACACTCGCCCGACTGCATTTGTCATTCGTACCGTGGGCGAAGACTTCGAGCCGAGAAAGTTCTCGACCTGGGGGGCGAAGGCCATTGCCAGCATCGGCGGTCAATCGACGACCCTGCACGACCGCAGCATCATTATCGAGCTGCGCCGAAAACTTCCTGGGGAATCAGCCGAAAAGCTGCGCCATGCGGATCGTCGCGGCTTTGAGCGGATCACCCAGCGCATCGTTCGGTTCGCGAAGGACAACCAAGACCGCTTCGGTGCGCATCGTCCGAACATCCCCGACGTGCTCAACGACCGCGCTGCCGACAACTGGGAGTTCCTGCTTGCGATCGCCGATGTTGCGGGGGGCCGCTGGCCGGAACTGGCTCGTCAGGCAGCCATTGCACTGTCAGGCGCCGCTGATGACGCCAAGTCTGTCGGCCAAGAGCTGCTGGAAGACATCCGCGAGATCTTCGATCACAAGCGTGTCGACCGAATCAGCACCGGACAACTGCTTGAGGCGCTGTGCGCAGATGACGAAAAGTCGTGGGCTGCATTCAACCGTGGAAAGCCGATGACGGCCAAGCAACTGGCCAAGCGCTTGCACGAGTTCAAGATCATTTCCAGAACCGTGCGTATCGGCCACACCACCCCCAAAGGCTACATGCTCAGCGACTTCGATGACGCCTTCGCGCGCTACGTTGCTGCCACAGCCCATTCTCCCGCCACAACGGCACAAGCCGTGCCGACACCGGGATTGAGCGTTGCGGTCGCCCCGCAACTTGCAGCCACACAAAACGCTGCCGCAACGCTAGAACGCTTGCCATTGCTGGGTTGTGGCGGTGTTGCGGAAGAACCCCCCGTTCTGGAAGAAGAAGCGGAGGAGGCCGACGAATGGCTGTGA